A genomic region of Balearica regulorum gibbericeps isolate bBalReg1 chromosome 8, bBalReg1.pri, whole genome shotgun sequence contains the following coding sequences:
- the IL23R gene encoding LOW QUALITY PROTEIN: interleukin-23 receptor (The sequence of the model RefSeq protein was modified relative to this genomic sequence to represent the inferred CDS: deleted 1 base in 1 codon) has translation MAGSGEALALHVLLCCLCRGVTNISCSGHVWIEPAPVVRMGTDVSVNCLSTLGCPWAEFLILLNYSHTEGPLRPLNSSAVQLRLRDFRMPYGTVACFARCPNSEKHQPVCGTDLWAGYPPDPPSNLTCTIREHSGHLACTWDTGRTTHLRTRYALHLRSVGTAEDAEDAEEEEVFPEGSPVPLSMLRSRSHYSAWVQASNALGAARSAPRRLNLQDLVVPTLPLVAGAETMETSPPTTTIHWRRQTLLENVHCEERHKATGALAWHVEAWDGAAQHGPRSRHNLQSNTRYAFQVRCRLSPADSPWSPWSTPFLYTTPEAAPAVAPDVWRRLGPAFPNGSHEVTVLIKPLPPRDARGRILGYAVAAESPSGALLLCNTSSTACSVLVPPGARALHVTAHNSRGASSPASIALGRGASGQEEFPAPVAVEVKPENRSRVSVAWQPPPRSGRSPLWFIVEWVSTSQDSQEERYFWKKVPYQETHTYIQEGAVAGDRTNVLVYAVYPDGVSKPSAGQVPSEDQLLGSIYSEIPHDDDVGVFLGLGISVVILSVVFVILMFKKSARKRINTTVVSLLPKWLFEDFPHMENSNVVKSLQEKSDFTSNSFHEPFLDTSDPTVIEIEEVLVHMEYKNVATRRKPSRGVPGAEEHPGTVVPASITTPEQISDYKPQVSDGNPLGYVAANIYQTQPPVLLPEPETSIFFRDYTSPVPHLWDGEGGGHHVCLLEKINLILNNSRSGQSHVFGSAQGGHSSFLENRWGHTLANDVQEQTLVPDELVSCLRAMNKESVDIKTCFPQSIGRLF, from the exons ATGGCGGGATCCGGCGAGGCTTTGGCGCTCCATGTcttgctctgctgcctgtgcagaG GTGTCACAAACATCTCGTGCTCGGGGCACGTCTGGATCGAGCCCGCTCCGGTGGTGCGGATGGGCACCGACGTCTCCGTCAACTGCCTCTCCACCCTCGGGTGCCCCTGGGCCGAGTTCCTCATCCTCCTCAACTACAGCCACACTGAGGGTCCCCTGCGCCCCCTCAACAGCAGCGCCGTCCAGCTCCGGCTACGCGATTTCCGGATGCCCTACGGGACCGTCGCCTGCTTTGCCCGCTGCCCCAACAGCGAAAAGCACCAGCCGGTGTGCGGCACCGACCTCTGGGCCGGCT ACCCTCCGGACCCCCCCAGCAACCTGACCTGCACCATCCGCGAGCACTCGGGGCACCTGGCGTGCACGTGGGACACGGGGCGCACGACCCACCTGCGCACCCGCTATGCCCTCCACCTGCGCAG CGTGGGGACGGCGGAGGATGCTGAGGatgccgaggaggaggaggtcttCCCCGAAGGCTCCCCGGTGCCGCTGAGCATGCTGCGCAGCAGGAGCCACTACTCTGCGTGGGTGCAGGCCAGCAACGCGCTGGGCGCTGCTCGCTCAGCCCCGCGACGCCTCAACCTGCAGGACCTCG TGGTGCCCACTCTGCCCCTGGTCGCCGGCGCCGAGACGATGGAGACGTcg ccccccaccaccaccatccaCTGGAGGAGGCAGACGCTGCTGGAGAACGTGCACTGCGAGGAGCGGCACAAAGCTACGGGTGCCCTGGCATGGCAT GTGGAGGCGTGGGATGGTGCGGCACAGCACGGGCCCCGCTCCCGGCACAACCTGCAGAGTAACACCCGGTACGCGTTTCAGGTCAGGTGCCggctcagccctgcagacaGCCCCTGGAGCCCCTGGAGCACCCCCTTTCTCTACACCACCCCCGAGGCAG cccccgccgtGGCGCCCGACGTCTGGCGGCGCCTGGGCCCGGCGTTCCCGAACGGCAGCCACGAGGTGACGGTCTTGATCAAG CCCCTGCCGCCCCGGGATGCCCGCGGGAGGATCCTGGGCTACGCCGTGGCCGCCGAGAGCCCCTCGGGAGCGTTGCTCCTCTGCAACACCTCCAGCACCGCCTGCAGCGTCCTGGTGCCCCCGGGAGCCCGCGCCCTCCACGTCACTGCTCACAACTCCAGGGGGGCTTCCAGCCCCGCCAGCATCGCCCTTGGCCGGGGAGCCAGCGGCCAGGAAG AGTTCCCAGCGCCGGTGGCCGTGGAGGTCAAACCCGAGAACCGGAGCAGGGTCTCGGTGGCCTGGCAGCCCCCTCCTCGCAGCGGGAGGTCCCCGCTCTGGTTCATCGTGGAGTGGGTTTCCACCTCCCAGGACAGCCAGGAGGAGCggtatttttggaagaaagtcCCATACCAGGAAACGCACACGTACATCCAAG AAGGGGCGGTAGCAGGAGATCGCACCAACGTGTTGGTATACGCCGTCTACCCCGACGGAGTCAGCAAACCAAGTGCTGGCCAAG TCCCTTCAGAGGACCAGCTCCTGGGCAGCATCTACAGTGAGATCCCCCATG ATGACGACGTTGGAGTTTTCCTGGGACTGGGCATCAGCGTGGTCATATTATCGGTTGTTTTTGTAattctgatgtttaaaaaatcAGCCAGAAAAAG AATTAACACCACCGTTGTGTCGCTCTTGCCAAAGTGGCTGTTCGAAGACTTTCCTCACATGGAAAACAGCAACGTGGTAAAGTCACTCCAG gaaaagagTGATTTCACGAGTAACAGTTTCCACGAGCCGTTCTTGGACACCAGTGACCCCACAGTTATAGAAATCGAGGAGGTGCTGGTGCACATGGAGTACAAGAACGTGGCCACCAGAAGGAAGCCCAGCAGAGGGGTCCCCGGGGCTGAAGAGCACCCGGGGACCGTGGTGCCTGCCAGCATCACGACCCCTGAGCAGATCAGTGACTACAAACCTCAGGTGTCCGACGGGAACCCGCTGGGGTACGTCGCTGCCAACATTTACCAAACACAGCCCCCCGTGCTCCTCCCAGAACCGGAGACGAGCATCTTCTTCAGAGACTACACGAGCCCCGTTCCCCACCTATGGgacggggagggagggggacacCACGTCTGTCTGCTGGAGAAGATCAACCTCATCTTAAACAACAGCCGGAGCGGGCAAAGCCACGTGTTCGGCTCAGCCCAGGGGGGACACAGTTCCTTCCTGGAGAACCGGTGGGGACACACGTTGGCCAACGATGTTCAAGAGCAAACGCTGGTCCCCGATGAGCTGGTCTCCTGCCTGAGAGCCATGAACAAGGAGTCAGTGGATATAAAGACCTGCTTTCCGCAAAGCATCGGGaggttattttga